Within Corynebacterium jeddahense, the genomic segment GCAAGAAGTAGCTGCCCGTCCGTGACGCCGGTCCTCGCGTTCCTCATTGGCGCCGTCCTGGCCGCGCCCGCTGTGCTCCTCGGCCAGCGGGCGCTGCGCTGGCGTGCGCGCAACCGCGTCGAAGACAGCGGGGAGGACGCGACGGTCAACACCGTGACGCAGGTGATGCACCTGGTCACGCAGGGTTCGCCAACCGGCATCGTCGTGGTCAGCCGCGGCGGAAACGTGCTGCTGTCCAACGCGCGCGCCCACGACATGTCCCTCGTCCACGACGGCACGGTCAACCCGCTCGTGTTCGAGGTGGCCACGGAGGTCTTCGCCGACCAGGAGCAGCACGTGCTCGACCTGGAGCTGCCCCAGCGCACCACCGGCAATAGGATCCGCAACGTACGCGCCATCGTCGCGCCGCTCACGCTCACGGACAACTCGTACGCCATCATCTACGGTTCCGACGAGTCCGAGAACGTGCGCATGGAAAGCGCGCGGCGCGACTTCGTGGCCAACGTCTCCCACGAGCTGAAGACCCCGGTCGGGGGCATCTCGCTGCTCGCCGAGGCGCTGCTGCAGGACCCGACGGACCCGGAGATGGTGGTTTACTTCGGCGAGAAGCTGCACAAAGAGGCCCACCGCATGGGGGAGATGATCACGGACCTCATCTCCCTGTCCAAGCTCCAGGGCGCGGAGGCGCTGCCGGAGATGGCGCCCGTGCGCGTGGACGACATTATCGACGACGCCGTGGCGCGCAACCTGGTCACCGCAGAAAACCGTGGCATCGAGCTCAAGCGCGGCCAGCCGATGGGGCTGCGCGTGATGGGGGACCGGGCGATGCTCACCGTCGCGGTGTCGAACCTCATCTCCAACGCGATCAACTACTCGCCGAACGGCCAGCCCGTGAGCGTGACGCAGAAGGTCGTGCGCGGCAAGGTCGTGCTCATCCGGGTCACCGACCGCGGCATCGGCATCGCGCCCGAAGACCAAAAGCGCGTCTTCGAGCGCTTCTACCGCGTGGACAAGGCCCGCTCGCGCTCGACGGGCGGGACGGGGCTGGGCCTGGCCATCGTGAAGCACGTGGTGGCGAACCATGGCGGTACCATAACGTTGTGGTCCCGGCCGGGCACTGGCTCGACGTTCACCATCGAATTGCCCATCTTCGACCCGGAACACACCGGCAGTACAGAAAGGGAAGAGTGAAGTGACGACCATTCTCATCGTTGAAGACGAGGAATCCCTCTCCGACCCCTTGGCCTACCTGCTGCGCAAGGAGGGGTTTGAGGCTGTCGTCGCGCCGGACGGGCAAACCGCGCTGGACACGTTCGACGAGGGCAACGTCGACCTCGTGCTGCTCGACCTCATGCTGCCGGGCATGAGCGGCACCGAAGTGTGCAAGAAGCTGCGCGCCGAGTCGTCGGTGCCCATCATCATGGTCACCGCGCGCGACAGTGAGATCGATAAGGTCGTCGGCCTCGAGCTCGGCGCGGACGATTACGTGACCAAGCCGTACTCCACCCGCGAGCTCGTCGCCCGCATTCGCGCCGTGCTGCGCCGCGGCCCGGAGACGGAGGACATCGAGGAAGACGACGAGCGCATGCTCGAGGGCGGCCGCGTGAAGATGGACGTCGAGCGGCATACCGTGCTTGTCGACGGCCAGCCGGTGCCCATGCCGCTCAAAGAGTTCGACCTGCTTGAATACCTCATGCGCAACGCCGGGCGCGTGCTCACCCGTGGCCAGCTCATCGACCGGATCTGGGGTGCGGACTACGTCGGCGACACGAAGACCCTCGACGTCCACGTCAAGCGCCTGCGCACGAAGATCGAGGCGGAGCCGTCGCGGCCCACCCAGCTCGTCACCGTGCGCGGGCTCGGCTACAAGTTCGAGGCCTAGCGCCCGCGGGCGGCCCGGGTTGCGGGGTGGGTGGCCCGGAGGTCGTCGTCAAGCTGCATGCGCTTCTCGCAATGCTTGGCGACGACACCGTACGGCTCCTCCCCGATCAGGCCGATGAGCTCGTCTTTCATCGACTGCCAGACGGGGGTGGCGCCGGTGTGGCAGGCGGGGGCGGCGGTGCACCACCAGTCGAAGTCCTCGCCGCCGCCTCCCCACTGCCGGCGGTGGTACTCGCCGATGGTGGTGCGCAGGATCTCTTGCCCGTCGGTGCGCTCCTCCCACGCGTCCTCGCGGGAGAAGGGGACCTGCCAGCAGACTTCCGGTTTTGAGCCGACGATGTCGCGGCCCTCCGCCATCGCCCACTGGTGCAGCGCGCAGCCAGGGCCGGTGGGGTGGCCGGGGCGGTTGGCGAAGATGCAGGCGCCGTCGACGACCTTCGTCTTGATGTGGGGGCCCTCGTCCTCGTCCGGGTCGAGCGCCTCGGTGTCTTCCTCAACCCACTCGAGCCACGGCTCGAGCCACGTCGGGTCGTCGGCGGCGAAGAACGCGTCCGTCTCCGCGGGGCGCAGCTGCCAGAACTGCGGGTCCATCGCCTTGACGGCGGCGAAGACGGTGTCGCGATCCTCCTCGTCGGCGATGTAGGCGCCGTGGATGCAGCAGCCGAGGGCGGGGCGCGTCTCGTCGATGCCCTTGCACTCGGGGGTGCCGAAGCGGCAGGACCAGGTCGATTCCAGCCACGTGAGGTCGATGGAGAAGATGTGGTTCGGGTCCTCCGGGTGGACGAACTCAAACCACTCGCGGGGGAAGTCGGGGCGGATTTCGCGCCCGGCCGTGATGGAGCGGCCGGCGGGGGAATCCGACGGGAAGCCGAGAAAAACGGGTTTCGGGGCTGGTTGATTCACACCTGGACACGGTAGACCCGTTACCCTGGGGTGGTGCGATTAGGTGTTTTAGACGTCGGCAGCAACACGGTGCATATGGTGGCGGTCGACGCGTACAGCGGTGGCCGGCCGACCCCGATGAGCGACTGGAAGCAGCCGCTGCGTCTCGTGGAGCTGCTGGACAAGAAGGGAAACATCGAGGAAAAGGGCATCGACAAGCTTGTCGGCGCCGTGCAGGAGGCCTCGGACCTCGCCAACAACCTCAAGTGCGACGAGCTGCTCGCCTTCGCCACCTCCGCCGTGCGCTCCGCGTCGAACTCCGACGAGGTGCTCAAGCGCGTGGAGAAGAAAACCGGCGTGCGCCTGCAGATCCTCTCGGGCGAGGAGGAGGCGCGTCTAACCTTCCTCGCCGCGCGCCGCTGGCACGGCTGGTCCGCCGGCCGCATCACCAACTTCGACATCGGCGGCGGCTCGCTGGAGATCTCCACCGGCACCGAGGAGATGCCGGACCTCGCGGTCTCCCTCGACCTCGGCGCCGGCCGGCTCACCCACGAGTGGTTCGACACCGACCCGCCGGAGCGCAAGAAGATCAACATGCTGCGCGACTACATCGACGCGGAGCTCGCGGGCCCGGCCGAGCAGTTCAAGGCGCTCGGGGAGGCCGGCCTCGCGGTGGGCACATCGAAGACGTTCCGCTCTCTCGCCCGCCTCACCGGCGCGGCCCCGTCCTCGGCGGGCCCGTACGTCCAGCGCACCCTCACCGCGCCGGGCTTGCGCCAGCTCATCGCGTTCATCTCGCGCATGACGGCGGCGGATCGCGCGGAGCTCGAGGGCATTAATTCGGACCGCTCCCACCAGATCGTCGCCGGCGCGCTCGTGGCGGAAGCCGCGATGCGAGCGCTGAATGTTGATAAATTGGAGATCTGCCCGTGGGCGTTGCGCGAAGGCGTGATCCTCAAACGCATGGATCAGGGATCCCTCGACACCGAGGACAACACAGGGAAAGCCGATAAAGGAGACGACAACTAATGGCCGATAAGCAGCTCACGGTTGCCGAGCTCCTCGCGCGCGCCGAGAAAGAAAACCCGGACGCGGCCCGCCGCCCGCGCCGCCGCCGCAGCCTCGAGGACGGGGGCGTCTCCGTCGCCGAGCTCACCGACTCTTTCAAGAAGGTCGACGCCAAGCCCGCCGAGGTGAAGCACTCGAGCGTGCCTCTCGACGCACCTTCGGACCAGCCCACGCCGAAGCCGGAGCCTGCGCCCGCGCCCAAGTCGGAGCGCACCACCTTCACCAAGATCGAGCGCACCCCGGCCGCGGAACCCGCGGAACCGCCGGCCCCGGCGGCCACGTCCGTGAAGGTCAGCCCCGCGCCGGAGCCGGAGGCCGTCGTCAAGCAGGAGCCCGCGCCGACCCCCGCGGAGGAGGACACGAACGTCTTCCCGGTGGTCAAGGACGAGCCGGTTGTCCAGGAGCGCGTCGAGGACGACGACCCGTTCCTCGAGCGCGTAGACGAGGACGAGCTCGCCCCGGCGCAAAAACTCGAGGTCGAGGAGGCGTCGGTCAACCCGATCCTGCTCGTGCTGCTCGTGTTCTTCGGCGTGCTGCTCGGTGTCCTCGGCTTCCTCGCGTTCAAGTGGGTGTGGGCGAACCTGGCCACCGTCGCCGCCGTGCTGCTGAGCATCGCCGCCGTGGCCGCGGTCGCCGGGCTCGTGCGCGCGCTGCGCACCGGCCGCGACGGCTTGACCATGACACTCGCCGGCCTCGCCGCCGCCGTCATGGCGTTCGGCCCGGCGCTGCTCTAGGGGGTGGCGAAGGTGCAGCGAATCGCGGTTATCGGCGCCGGCAACATCGGC encodes:
- a CDS encoding sensor histidine kinase, with the translated sequence MTPVLAFLIGAVLAAPAVLLGQRALRWRARNRVEDSGEDATVNTVTQVMHLVTQGSPTGIVVVSRGGNVLLSNARAHDMSLVHDGTVNPLVFEVATEVFADQEQHVLDLELPQRTTGNRIRNVRAIVAPLTLTDNSYAIIYGSDESENVRMESARRDFVANVSHELKTPVGGISLLAEALLQDPTDPEMVVYFGEKLHKEAHRMGEMITDLISLSKLQGAEALPEMAPVRVDDIIDDAVARNLVTAENRGIELKRGQPMGLRVMGDRAMLTVAVSNLISNAINYSPNGQPVSVTQKVVRGKVVLIRVTDRGIGIAPEDQKRVFERFYRVDKARSRSTGGTGLGLAIVKHVVANHGGTITLWSRPGTGSTFTIELPIFDPEHTGSTEREE
- a CDS encoding response regulator transcription factor; this translates as MTTILIVEDEESLSDPLAYLLRKEGFEAVVAPDGQTALDTFDEGNVDLVLLDLMLPGMSGTEVCKKLRAESSVPIIMVTARDSEIDKVVGLELGADDYVTKPYSTRELVARIRAVLRRGPETEDIEEDDERMLEGGRVKMDVERHTVLVDGQPVPMPLKEFDLLEYLMRNAGRVLTRGQLIDRIWGADYVGDTKTLDVHVKRLRTKIEAEPSRPTQLVTVRGLGYKFEA
- a CDS encoding Ppx/GppA phosphatase family protein yields the protein MRLGVLDVGSNTVHMVAVDAYSGGRPTPMSDWKQPLRLVELLDKKGNIEEKGIDKLVGAVQEASDLANNLKCDELLAFATSAVRSASNSDEVLKRVEKKTGVRLQILSGEEEARLTFLAARRWHGWSAGRITNFDIGGGSLEISTGTEEMPDLAVSLDLGAGRLTHEWFDTDPPERKKINMLRDYIDAELAGPAEQFKALGEAGLAVGTSKTFRSLARLTGAAPSSAGPYVQRTLTAPGLRQLIAFISRMTAADRAELEGINSDRSHQIVAGALVAEAAMRALNVDKLEICPWALREGVILKRMDQGSLDTEDNTGKADKGDDN